A window from Pseudomonas alloputida encodes these proteins:
- a CDS encoding tetratricopeptide repeat protein gives MNKPYALLLAFALLQGCQSLAPQKAEPPVAEAGKGEAEKPVVYGSFKQDTLYSLLVAELAGQRNRFDIALANYTDQAAKTQDPAVSERAYRIAEYLGADEPSLENALVWARNDPQNLDAQRAAAIQLARAGRYDESMTYMEKVLQGQGDTHFDFLALSAAETDQSTRDGLLHSFERLLVKYPDNGQLIFGKALLLNQDGKTEEALELLESHPAQNGEVAPILLRARLLQALDRGPEALPLLRGAIRDNPDDKRLRLTYARTLVEQDRIADAKGEFISLVQQYPDDDELRYSLALVCLENKDWDEAEGYLQELVERDSYVDAAHLNLGRIHEERHDPAGALREYALVGPGPDYLPAQLRQADILIANGRGTEASRLLADAREAQPDYAIQLFLIESESYSNNNKDAQANQVLQQAIQRYPDDLNLLYTRAMLAEKRNDLTQMEKDLRAIITREPENAMALNALGYTLADRTTRYTEAKALIDKAHQLTPDDPAVLDSLGWVNYRLGNLDAAETYLRQAFANFPDHEVAAHLGEVLWANGKRREARQVWAKGFEAQADSPILRKTLLRLTGSETL, from the coding sequence ATGAACAAACCATACGCATTGCTGCTTGCCTTCGCCCTGCTACAGGGCTGCCAAAGCCTGGCCCCGCAAAAGGCCGAGCCTCCCGTCGCCGAAGCTGGCAAGGGCGAGGCGGAAAAGCCCGTGGTGTATGGCTCGTTCAAGCAGGACACACTCTATAGCCTGTTGGTGGCAGAGCTGGCCGGCCAGCGCAACCGTTTCGACATCGCCCTGGCCAACTACACCGATCAGGCGGCAAAAACCCAGGACCCCGCAGTTTCCGAGCGCGCCTACCGCATTGCCGAGTATCTCGGCGCCGACGAGCCGTCACTGGAGAATGCACTGGTCTGGGCGCGCAACGACCCGCAGAACCTCGACGCCCAGCGCGCCGCGGCCATCCAGCTGGCCCGCGCCGGTCGCTATGACGAGTCCATGACCTACATGGAAAAGGTACTGCAGGGCCAGGGCGACACCCACTTCGACTTCCTCGCCCTGTCCGCAGCCGAAACCGACCAGAGCACCCGCGACGGCCTGCTACACAGTTTCGAACGCCTGCTGGTGAAATACCCCGACAACGGCCAGCTGATATTCGGCAAGGCCCTGCTGCTGAACCAGGACGGCAAGACCGAAGAAGCCCTGGAACTGCTCGAGTCGCACCCGGCACAAAACGGCGAAGTCGCCCCGATCCTGCTGCGCGCCCGTCTGCTGCAGGCCCTGGACCGAGGTCCGGAGGCCCTGCCACTGCTGCGCGGGGCGATTCGCGACAACCCGGACGACAAACGCCTGCGCCTGACTTACGCTCGCACCCTGGTCGAACAGGACCGTATCGCCGATGCCAAAGGCGAGTTCATCAGCCTGGTCCAGCAATACCCCGATGATGACGAATTGCGCTACTCGCTGGCGCTGGTGTGCCTGGAGAACAAAGACTGGGATGAAGCCGAAGGCTACTTGCAGGAGCTGGTCGAGCGCGACAGCTACGTTGACGCCGCGCACCTGAACCTGGGCCGCATCCACGAGGAGCGCCACGACCCTGCTGGCGCTCTGCGTGAATACGCCCTGGTCGGCCCGGGCCCAGACTACCTGCCGGCACAACTGCGCCAGGCCGACATCCTGATCGCCAACGGCCGCGGCACCGAGGCCTCGCGCCTGCTCGCCGACGCGCGCGAAGCCCAGCCAGACTACGCCATCCAGCTATTCCTGATCGAATCGGAAAGCTACAGCAACAACAACAAGGACGCCCAGGCCAACCAGGTGCTGCAACAAGCCATCCAGCGCTACCCGGACGACCTCAACCTGCTTTACACCCGCGCCATGCTGGCCGAGAAGCGCAACGATTTGACGCAGATGGAAAAAGACCTGCGCGCCATCATCACCCGCGAGCCAGAAAACGCCATGGCCCTGAACGCCCTTGGCTACACACTGGCCGACCGCACCACCCGCTATACCGAAGCCAAGGCGCTGATCGACAAAGCCCACCAGCTGACCCCCGATGACCCGGCAGTGCTCGACAGCCTGGGTTGGGTCAACTATCGCCTGGGCAACCTCGACGCAGCTGAAACCTACCTGCGCCAGGCCTTTGCCAACTTCCCCGACCACGAAGTGGCCGCCCACCTGGGCGAAGTGCTGTGGGCCAACGGCAAGCGCCGCGAAGCCCGCCAGGTATGGGCCAAGGGCTTCGAAGCCCAGGCCGACAGCCCTATCCTGCGCAAGACCCTCTTGCGCCTGACCGGATCCGAGACTCTTTAA
- the lolB gene encoding lipoprotein insertase outer membrane protein LolB, with amino-acid sequence MFLRHCITFTLIALLAGCAGFGSREALQGHGDPQQWRAHKAQLSSLDGWQINGKVGIRAPRDSGSGTLFWLQRQDYYDIRLAGPLGRGAARLTGRPGGVVLEVANQGRYEATSPEALLEEQLGWQLPVSHLVWWVRGLPAPDSKSKLTLDGDSRLASLDQDGWQVQYLSYTEQNGYWLPERLKLHGKDLDVTLVVKDWQPRQLGH; translated from the coding sequence ATGTTCCTGCGCCATTGCATCACCTTTACCTTGATCGCCCTGCTGGCCGGCTGCGCCGGCTTCGGTAGCCGTGAGGCCCTGCAGGGCCACGGCGACCCGCAACAGTGGCGCGCCCACAAAGCGCAGCTGAGCAGCCTCGATGGCTGGCAGATCAACGGCAAGGTCGGCATCCGCGCCCCGCGCGATTCCGGCAGCGGTACGCTGTTCTGGCTGCAACGCCAGGATTATTACGACATTCGCCTGGCCGGCCCGCTGGGCCGTGGCGCCGCGCGCCTTACCGGCCGCCCGGGTGGCGTGGTGCTGGAAGTGGCCAACCAGGGCCGCTACGAAGCCACCAGCCCGGAAGCCCTGCTGGAAGAACAACTGGGCTGGCAGCTGCCGGTTTCGCATCTGGTCTGGTGGGTGCGCGGCCTGCCCGCCCCCGACAGCAAGAGCAAGCTGACCCTCGATGGCGACAGCCGCCTGGCCAGCCTCGACCAGGATGGCTGGCAGGTGCAGTACCTGAGCTACACCGAACAGAACGGCTACTGGTTGCCCGAGCGCCTGAAGCTGCACGGCAAGGACCTGGACGTGACCCTGGTGGTCAAGGACTGGCAGCCGCGCCAGCTGGGGCATTGA
- the tnpB gene encoding IS66 family insertion sequence element accessory protein TnpB (TnpB, as the term is used for proteins encoded by IS66 family insertion elements, is considered an accessory protein, since TnpC, encoded by a neighboring gene, is a DDE family transposase.), translating into MIRIDAIWLATEPMDMRAGTETALARVIAVFGAAKPHCAYLFANRRANRMKVLVHDGVGVWLAARRLNQGKFHWPGIRHGCEVELDNEQLQALVLGLPWQRVGAGGVISML; encoded by the coding sequence ATGATCCGCATCGATGCGATCTGGCTGGCCACCGAGCCGATGGACATGCGCGCCGGTACCGAAACCGCTTTAGCCCGAGTAATCGCGGTGTTTGGTGCGGCGAAGCCGCACTGCGCTTATCTGTTCGCCAATCGCCGGGCCAACCGGATGAAAGTGCTGGTGCACGACGGCGTGGGCGTCTGGCTTGCCGCACGGCGACTGAACCAAGGCAAGTTCCACTGGCCCGGCATTCGCCATGGCTGCGAGGTCGAGCTCGACAACGAACAACTCCAGGCGTTGGTACTGGGCTTGCCGTGGCAGCGCGTTGGCGCCGGCGGTGTGATCAGCATGCTGTAA
- the ispE gene encoding 4-(cytidine 5'-diphospho)-2-C-methyl-D-erythritol kinase — protein sequence MQKLTLPAPAKLNLWLHIIGRRADGYHELETVFQFLDHGDELSFALRDDGVIRLHTEIEAVPHDSNLIVRAARMLQAQSGTTLGADIWLTKVLPMGGGIGGGSSDAATTLLALAHLWQLDWDEDRLAALGLSLGADVPVFVRGHAAFAQGVGEQLTPVDPIEPWYVVLVPQVSVSTVEIFSHPQLTRDSLPLKMRPVPEGNSRNDCQPVVEQNYPEVRNALNSLGKFTEARLTGTGSCVFGAFPSKAEADKVLALLSATQTGFVAKGSNVSMLHRKLQSLVKKSSA from the coding sequence ATGCAAAAGCTCACCCTGCCCGCCCCGGCCAAGCTCAACCTGTGGCTGCACATCATCGGCCGCCGCGCAGACGGCTACCACGAACTGGAAACGGTGTTTCAGTTTCTAGACCATGGCGACGAACTGAGTTTTGCCCTGCGTGACGATGGCGTGATCCGCTTGCACACCGAGATCGAGGCCGTCCCCCACGACAGCAACCTGATCGTACGGGCCGCGCGCATGCTGCAAGCACAATCGGGCACCACGCTTGGCGCCGACATCTGGCTGACCAAGGTACTGCCCATGGGCGGAGGTATCGGCGGTGGCAGCTCAGACGCCGCGACCACCCTGCTGGCCCTGGCCCACCTGTGGCAACTGGACTGGGACGAAGACCGCCTGGCCGCACTGGGCCTGAGCCTGGGCGCCGATGTGCCGGTGTTCGTACGCGGCCACGCAGCATTCGCGCAAGGCGTAGGCGAACAACTGACCCCGGTCGACCCGATCGAACCCTGGTATGTCGTGCTGGTGCCGCAAGTGTCTGTCAGCACAGTAGAAATTTTTTCACATCCACAGTTGACACGTGATTCTCTCCCCCTTAAGATGCGCCCCGTTCCCGAGGGAAACAGTCGAAATGACTGCCAACCGGTGGTAGAGCAGAATTACCCAGAAGTTCGCAATGCGTTGAATTCACTGGGAAAATTCACTGAGGCTCGACTAACCGGCACTGGAAGTTGTGTGTTTGGGGCCTTCCCAAGCAAAGCCGAAGCTGATAAAGTTCTGGCCCTTCTTTCAGCGACCCAAACAGGGTTTGTGGCCAAAGGAAGCAATGTTTCGATGTTGCATCGTAAGCTGCAAAGTCTGGTCAAGAAGTCGAGCGCATGA
- the tnpC gene encoding IS66 family transposase produces the protein MTFSPNLDQMTPEQLRALAAQALQLQSQVEAMSRKIQNDEILIEQFKFEIALLKRHKFAKRSEQISPAQSSLLDDLLDTDLEAIEAELKQLLPAAPQSEPRQSPKRAPLPPQFPRTVIRHEPENTQCACGCQLQRIGEDVSEKLDYTPGVFTVEQHVRGKWACRQCETLIQAPVPAQVIDKGIPTSGLLAHVMVAKFADHLPLYRQEKIFGRAGLAIARSTLAQWVGQTGVRLQPLVDALREAVLNQGVIHADETPVQMLAPGEKKTHRAYVWAYSTTPFSALKAVVYDFSPSRAGEHARNFLGDWNGKLVCDDFAGYKAGFEQGITEIGCMAHARRKFFDLHVANKSQLAEQALHSISGLYEVERQARDMSDEDRWRIRQELAVPISKTLHEWMLAQRDLVPNGSATAKALDYSLKRWVALTRYLDDGAVPIDNNQVENQIRPWALGRSNWLFAGSLRSGKRAAAIMSLIQSARMNGHDPYAYLKDVLTRLPTQRASEIGQLLPHQWVPA, from the coding sequence ATGACTTTCTCGCCCAACCTCGACCAGATGACCCCGGAACAGCTTCGTGCCTTGGCGGCACAGGCGTTGCAGTTGCAATCACAGGTCGAGGCGATGAGCAGGAAGATCCAAAACGATGAAATCCTCATCGAACAGTTCAAGTTCGAAATCGCCCTGCTCAAACGGCACAAGTTTGCCAAGCGCAGCGAGCAAATCAGCCCGGCTCAAAGCAGCTTGCTGGATGACCTGCTCGACACAGACCTTGAAGCTATCGAGGCCGAGCTAAAACAGCTCCTCCCAGCTGCGCCACAGTCCGAACCACGGCAATCCCCGAAACGTGCGCCCTTGCCGCCGCAGTTTCCACGCACCGTCATTCGCCATGAACCCGAAAACACTCAGTGCGCCTGTGGTTGCCAGCTCCAACGCATCGGCGAAGACGTCAGCGAAAAGCTGGATTACACGCCGGGCGTGTTTACCGTCGAGCAACATGTGCGGGGCAAATGGGCCTGCCGTCAGTGTGAAACACTGATCCAGGCGCCGGTGCCGGCGCAGGTTATCGATAAAGGTATCCCGACCTCAGGTTTGTTGGCCCACGTGATGGTGGCCAAGTTTGCCGATCACTTGCCGCTGTATCGGCAGGAGAAGATTTTTGGCCGCGCCGGGCTGGCAATTGCTCGCTCGACCCTGGCGCAGTGGGTTGGACAAACCGGTGTGCGACTTCAGCCGTTGGTCGATGCACTGCGTGAAGCGGTGCTGAACCAGGGTGTGATCCACGCCGACGAAACACCGGTGCAAATGCTTGCGCCAGGCGAGAAGAAAACCCACCGGGCTTATGTCTGGGCCTACAGCACCACGCCGTTTTCGGCGCTCAAGGCGGTGGTTTACGACTTCAGCCCAAGCCGTGCTGGCGAACATGCGCGCAACTTCCTGGGTGACTGGAACGGCAAGCTGGTCTGCGACGACTTCGCTGGCTACAAAGCCGGGTTTGAACAAGGCATCACTGAAATCGGTTGCATGGCCCACGCCCGTCGCAAGTTTTTCGATCTGCATGTGGCGAACAAAAGCCAATTGGCCGAACAGGCGCTGCACTCGATCAGCGGCCTGTACGAGGTCGAACGCCAGGCGCGAGACATGAGTGATGAAGATCGTTGGCGAATACGTCAGGAACTAGCGGTACCGATCAGCAAAACACTGCATGAGTGGATGTTGGCCCAGCGTGACCTGGTGCCCAACGGATCAGCCACGGCCAAAGCCCTCGATTACAGCCTGAAACGCTGGGTAGCGCTGACGCGCTACCTGGACGATGGGGCTGTGCCCATCGACAACAACCAGGTCGAGAACCAGATACGGCCATGGGCACTCGGGCGCTCGAACTGGTTGTTTGCCGGGTCGTTGCGCAGCGGCAAACGCGCGGCGGCGATCATGAGCTTGATCCAGTCGGCACGCATGAATGGGCATGATCCGTATGCCTATCTCAAGGATGTGCTGACGCGGCTGCCGACCCAACGGGCCAGTGAGATCGGGCAGTTGCTGCCGCATCAGTGGGTACCGGCCTGA
- a CDS encoding type 1 glutamine amidotransferase: protein MILVGMTMLRQFNAERQEWRDALDQRWVEFLDQCGLTPLYLPNDPRVSMALVQSLRPQGLLLTGGGSCQALSGTADTRDVTERVLLDLAENLRLPVLGVCRGMQVMLTRAGGTLERLAGHVGEHMINMQEQRRRVNSYHEYGFREAPDGYRVLALADDGVIEAVYDDHRRHTGIMWHPERELPADPLDIQRVRHAFGAFS, encoded by the coding sequence ATGATTTTGGTTGGGATGACCATGCTCAGGCAGTTCAACGCCGAACGCCAGGAATGGCGGGACGCGCTCGACCAGCGCTGGGTTGAATTCTTAGACCAATGTGGGCTGACCCCGCTGTACCTTCCAAACGATCCAAGAGTCAGCATGGCGTTAGTCCAATCATTGCGCCCTCAGGGCCTCCTGCTTACCGGTGGAGGGAGTTGCCAGGCCCTGAGTGGGACAGCCGACACACGCGACGTCACTGAGAGGGTCTTGCTTGATCTTGCGGAAAATCTACGGCTTCCGGTGCTCGGTGTATGCCGCGGCATGCAGGTAATGTTGACGCGAGCTGGCGGCACTTTGGAACGCTTGGCCGGCCATGTAGGTGAGCACATGATCAACATGCAAGAACAACGGCGGCGAGTGAATTCCTATCATGAATACGGCTTTCGCGAGGCGCCCGACGGCTACCGCGTACTAGCCCTGGCCGACGACGGCGTGATCGAGGCTGTGTATGACGACCACCGTCGGCATACCGGGATCATGTGGCACCCCGAGCGAGAACTACCTGCCGATCCATTGGATATTCAACGCGTGCGACATGCCTTCGGAGCTTTTTCATGA
- a CDS encoding ribose-phosphate pyrophosphokinase, translating to MSKMMVFTGNANPDLARRVVRQLHIPLGDVSVGKFSDGEISTEINENVRGKDVFIIQPTCAPTNDNLMELVVMADAFRRSSASRITAVIPYFGYARQDRRPRSARVAISAKVVADMLTVVGIDRVLTVDLHADQIQGFFDIPVDNIYGSPVLVDDIEDQRFENLMIVSPDIGGVVRARAVAKSLGVDLGIIDKRREKANHSEVMHIIGDVEGRTCILVDDMVDTAGTLCHAAKALKEHGAAKVYAYCTHPVLSGRAIENIEKSVLDELVVTNTVPLSAAAQACDRIRQLDIAPVVAEAVRRISNEESISAMFR from the coding sequence GTGTCCAAGATGATGGTCTTTACGGGGAACGCTAACCCCGATCTGGCTCGGCGTGTCGTACGTCAGCTGCATATCCCTCTCGGTGACGTCTCTGTCGGTAAATTCTCCGACGGCGAGATCAGTACTGAGATCAATGAAAATGTTCGCGGTAAAGACGTTTTCATTATTCAGCCGACCTGCGCCCCGACCAACGATAACCTGATGGAACTGGTAGTGATGGCCGACGCCTTCCGCCGCTCCTCAGCATCCCGAATCACCGCCGTGATTCCCTACTTCGGATATGCCCGCCAGGACCGCCGTCCGCGTTCGGCACGTGTAGCCATCAGCGCCAAAGTCGTTGCTGACATGCTCACTGTCGTAGGTATCGACCGTGTACTCACCGTCGACCTGCACGCTGACCAGATTCAAGGCTTCTTCGATATCCCCGTCGACAACATCTACGGCTCGCCCGTACTGGTTGACGACATCGAAGACCAGCGTTTCGAGAACCTGATGATCGTCTCCCCGGACATCGGTGGTGTCGTGCGCGCACGCGCTGTCGCCAAGTCCCTGGGCGTCGATCTGGGTATCATCGACAAACGCCGCGAAAAGGCTAACCACTCCGAGGTTATGCACATCATCGGCGACGTCGAAGGGCGCACCTGCATCCTGGTAGACGACATGGTCGACACCGCCGGCACCCTGTGCCACGCGGCCAAGGCCCTGAAAGAGCACGGCGCTGCCAAGGTTTACGCCTATTGCACGCACCCTGTCCTGTCGGGCCGCGCAATCGAGAACATCGAGAAGTCGGTACTGGACGAGCTGGTGGTGACCAACACCGTTCCGCTGTCTGCCGCTGCTCAAGCCTGTGACCGTATCCGCCAGCTGGATATCGCACCGGTTGTCGCTGAAGCGGTACGCCGCATCAGCAACGAAGAATCGATCAGCGCGATGTTCCGCTAA
- a CDS encoding PEP-utilizing enzyme, whose protein sequence is MNELRQLTEHIISPSGPFFSDLTRLPSITDKVQSLMARQPRGESLQRMRNALSAANVVAEVFAGAARAAFVGTAIIKSLETAGVVSAGFIDHVTGGVNSIGREMASDFQTLHKDDFLKLHGHVRPGTYDIRVARYDETPESYFDWQRPLQRPPKSTNGLTVSRAQVNAMQQAFDQCGLNVSAEQFLQFAQAAIASREKLKYLYAAFVSDVLRSLCDWGEVHGLDRDQLSFAQITDFTRGYADIDRKRLHQAIAHNRSRWYETQLVRTPSIICQPQDLFGHRVHWCNPNFITRSATHARVAHVLPGQLAPDIEGCIVLIENADPGFDWIFTHRIAGFITAYGGENSHMSIRAREFAIPAAIGVGDTRFKTLLAATSLLLDCAERRIQVLA, encoded by the coding sequence TTGAACGAGCTACGCCAGTTGACCGAGCACATTATTTCCCCCAGCGGCCCGTTCTTCTCCGACCTGACACGTCTACCGAGTATTACTGACAAGGTGCAGAGTTTAATGGCGAGGCAACCTCGGGGCGAGTCCTTGCAACGTATGAGGAATGCTCTATCGGCGGCCAACGTGGTCGCTGAAGTATTCGCTGGCGCTGCCCGTGCAGCGTTCGTAGGTACCGCAATAATTAAATCGCTGGAAACAGCGGGGGTAGTATCTGCCGGTTTCATCGATCATGTGACCGGAGGGGTCAATAGTATCGGTCGCGAGATGGCCAGCGATTTCCAGACGTTGCATAAGGACGATTTCCTAAAGCTCCACGGTCATGTCCGGCCAGGTACCTACGATATACGTGTGGCGCGCTACGACGAGACTCCGGAGAGTTATTTTGACTGGCAGCGCCCATTACAACGCCCCCCAAAATCTACGAACGGGCTAACTGTATCTCGGGCCCAGGTCAACGCCATGCAGCAAGCTTTCGACCAGTGCGGTCTTAACGTTTCCGCCGAGCAGTTCCTCCAATTTGCTCAAGCCGCTATTGCATCGCGCGAGAAGCTCAAATACCTCTATGCAGCGTTTGTTTCGGATGTTTTGCGCTCACTATGCGATTGGGGTGAGGTACATGGTCTTGACCGCGACCAACTCAGCTTTGCGCAAATCACCGACTTTACCCGCGGTTACGCCGACATTGATCGCAAACGTTTGCACCAAGCGATTGCCCACAACCGCAGCCGCTGGTATGAAACGCAGTTAGTCCGTACGCCAAGCATCATTTGTCAGCCGCAAGATCTATTCGGCCATCGAGTGCACTGGTGCAATCCCAACTTCATCACTCGAAGTGCCACTCATGCGCGGGTGGCCCATGTGCTTCCAGGGCAATTGGCACCGGACATAGAGGGTTGCATTGTCTTAATCGAAAACGCTGATCCGGGTTTTGATTGGATTTTTACCCACCGCATTGCTGGTTTCATCACCGCCTACGGAGGCGAGAACTCGCATATGTCGATCCGAGCCCGAGAGTTCGCCATTCCCGCAGCTATCGGCGTGGGCGATACTCGATTCAAAACCCTATTGGCGGCGACAAGCCTGCTGCTCGACTGCGCCGAGCGGCGTATACAGGTGCTGGCATGA
- a CDS encoding PEP/pyruvate-binding domain-containing protein yields the protein MHSVNPSPVFAFSGKADTLQQLAPLLSTGQVLPLHRFTVAQWREDWQAVIAHCQAFFGDEPLIVRSSCLAEDRDGHSGAGMYASVLDVCGGQALGEAIKTVIASYGLARERDDVLVQQMARGVLASGVAMTRDPETGLPYYVVDYVPGASTDGVTTGNETVHAFVSLGSEAASEPAELPGLFALLEEVQVLTGRDALDIEFAITVDGPLLFQVRPMTADGPRNASALADAQLRKVLEHEVSQLEELICKQHHLRPTSTAFLGLMPDWNPAEMIGIKPRALAYSLYKELITDLNWASARFRYGYRDLRRKPLMYQVGGSPYICIAHSIESFIPASVPQDVAERVVEQCGEYLAMHPHLHDKIEFAIIPTCFTPELTSPDAAAALPALRTLSTRQHEC from the coding sequence ATGCACTCAGTAAATCCTTCTCCCGTGTTCGCTTTTTCCGGCAAGGCCGATACCCTGCAGCAACTGGCACCACTTCTGAGCACCGGGCAAGTGTTGCCCCTTCATCGATTCACCGTGGCACAGTGGCGGGAGGACTGGCAGGCAGTGATCGCGCACTGTCAGGCGTTCTTTGGCGATGAGCCGCTGATTGTACGATCCAGCTGCCTAGCCGAAGACCGCGACGGCCATTCCGGTGCAGGAATGTACGCGTCAGTTCTAGATGTGTGTGGCGGCCAGGCACTCGGCGAAGCCATCAAGACGGTGATCGCCTCCTACGGCCTAGCTCGCGAGCGCGATGATGTGCTGGTGCAGCAGATGGCGAGAGGAGTATTGGCCAGCGGAGTGGCGATGACCCGTGATCCAGAGACGGGTTTGCCATATTACGTAGTTGACTATGTACCAGGTGCCAGTACTGACGGTGTCACTACCGGCAACGAGACTGTGCATGCTTTCGTCTCCCTTGGCAGCGAAGCGGCAAGCGAGCCTGCGGAATTACCAGGGTTGTTTGCTTTGCTCGAAGAGGTACAAGTTCTAACCGGGCGCGATGCCTTGGACATAGAGTTCGCGATCACTGTCGATGGCCCTCTGCTATTCCAAGTACGTCCCATGACCGCAGATGGGCCCCGTAATGCCAGCGCACTTGCCGACGCCCAACTACGCAAAGTTTTGGAGCACGAGGTTTCCCAGCTCGAAGAGCTGATCTGCAAGCAACACCATCTGCGTCCTACGTCGACCGCCTTCCTTGGCCTTATGCCGGACTGGAACCCGGCGGAAATGATCGGTATCAAGCCGCGAGCGCTAGCCTACTCGCTATATAAGGAGCTGATCACTGACCTTAATTGGGCCTCTGCCAGATTCCGATACGGCTACCGGGATCTGCGGCGCAAACCGCTGATGTACCAGGTGGGTGGCTCTCCTTACATCTGCATTGCCCACAGCATCGAGTCATTCATCCCGGCCTCGGTACCTCAAGATGTTGCCGAGCGCGTAGTCGAACAGTGCGGCGAGTACTTGGCCATGCATCCTCATCTGCATGACAAGATCGAGTTCGCGATCATTCCTACTTGCTTCACGCCAGAGCTTACTAGCCCCGATGCCGCTGCCGCGCTGCCGGCGCTCCGGACTCTTAGTACCAGGCAGCACGAATGCTAG
- a CDS encoding phosphocholine cytidylyltransferase family protein: protein MKAVILAAGRGSRLQALTDERPKALVPFNGVPLLQRAIETLRRCDVSEVGIVAGYRSEMLAPFADTLFYNHRWHSSGIFSSLNCASDWLSAEPCLVSYGDIFYDSTLVSELINHPADIVLGYDPAAVRLWQQRFNDPLPDLENFRLVDGWVSAIGQTATSLEVIQGQYMGLFKVTPAGWQALKKQLQGLTPQARDQTDMTSLLGTLVSEGFPVAGVATHAPWGEIDCPSDVALYERIYPDR, encoded by the coding sequence ATGAAAGCCGTCATTCTTGCTGCTGGTCGCGGGAGCCGCTTACAAGCCCTGACCGATGAACGCCCCAAGGCCTTGGTACCCTTTAACGGTGTGCCACTGCTACAGCGCGCGATTGAAACGCTCCGTCGATGCGATGTCAGCGAGGTTGGCATCGTTGCAGGCTATCGAAGCGAAATGCTTGCACCATTCGCCGACACTTTGTTTTACAACCACCGCTGGCACAGCTCCGGTATTTTCAGCTCTCTAAATTGCGCCAGCGATTGGTTGAGCGCAGAGCCTTGCCTTGTTAGCTACGGTGACATCTTCTACGACAGCACCCTAGTATCCGAGCTAATTAACCATCCAGCCGATATTGTCCTGGGCTACGATCCCGCTGCAGTGCGTCTCTGGCAGCAACGCTTCAACGATCCGCTACCAGATCTGGAGAACTTCCGCTTAGTCGATGGATGGGTGAGCGCTATTGGACAGACCGCTACCAGTCTTGAAGTCATTCAGGGCCAGTACATGGGCTTGTTCAAAGTCACGCCAGCGGGTTGGCAGGCGTTGAAAAAGCAATTGCAAGGGCTCACGCCTCAGGCACGCGACCAAACTGACATGACATCGCTTTTAGGGACACTCGTCAGCGAAGGTTTTCCAGTCGCCGGCGTGGCGACGCACGCTCCCTGGGGAGAAATTGACTGCCCCAGCGACGTGGCACTATACGAGCGGATCTATCCTGACCGGTGA
- the tnpA gene encoding IS66-like element accessory protein TnpA, translating to MRQRSSYPKPFKAQVVQECLQPGATVSSVAISHGINANVIRKWLPLYRDQPAAASLPAFVPLKAPPKRPVEASVIIELPMAGQVITVKWPTSDPEGCAQFIRAVSQ from the coding sequence ATGCGCCAACGAAGCTCTTATCCGAAACCATTCAAAGCCCAAGTCGTTCAGGAATGCCTGCAACCTGGCGCGACGGTGTCCAGTGTTGCCATCAGCCACGGCATCAATGCCAACGTCATCCGCAAATGGCTGCCGCTCTATCGAGATCAGCCTGCAGCAGCTTCACTACCGGCTTTCGTCCCGCTAAAAGCCCCACCTAAACGGCCAGTCGAGGCGTCAGTGATCATCGAGTTGCCCATGGCCGGGCAAGTGATCACGGTGAAATGGCCAACCTCAGATCCTGAGGGCTGCGCGCAATTTATCCGGGCTGTCTCTCAATGA